TGCTCCAGAGACCCCGAGGGGAGGGCCCGCACGAAGAGGAGGTCCTCGTCGGCGAGGGACTGGCCCAGCGAGGCCGCAGAAGCGGGAAAGCCCCCTCCCTTTCCGGAGAGCACCGCTCCCGTCATGCGCGTCGCCGGCAGGCGACGGACGACCGCTCCCCGGCGGAGGAGGGCCGCCTCGAGGCGCCCGGCGTGCCACCCCTCGGGGTTGCCGACGATGGCCGCCCTCAGCCGAGCCATGACCGGGCCAGCAGATCGTCCCGGCGCCGTCCGGCATGGAAGGTCCGCCCCGTGGCGACGCTGTTGACGAAGACTTCGGCGGGGCTGAAGAGGGCGGGATCGATCTTGTAGAAATCGCCGCCGCCGGCCTGGAAGATCTCCAGGAAGGGGCGGCCGTAGTCGCCCGACGAGGCCGAGACGAGGCGATCGAAGAGGGACGCAAGGAGGGCGTCGTCGCCGCCGAAGGCGTACCAGGCCGTTCCGCCGTAGAGGACGGCGTCGTTCGTCCGCCCCATGGCCGTCAGGTCGTCGGCGGCGACGGGAGGGAGGGGACAGCGCCCCCAGGCCGAGAGAAGGCCCCCGACGGGAAGCCCCTCTTCGATCATCTTGTGAATCCCCGTCTCGACGATGCGGGCGGCGATCTGGACGGAGCCGACGAGACTGGCCGTGGGCGCCGCGAGGAGGAAGAGCTCCTCGGGCACGACGGAACAGCGCTCGGCCACGGCGAGGGCCAGCTCGTCGCCCGGCTTTTTCCTCGTTTCCAGGGCCAGGACGGCTCGAGACGAGCGCTCCCGAAGATTCAGACGGTCGAGAAGGGCCTCGGAGGAACCGAGCATGCGGGCCGGCCCCGAGCCCAGGGCCCTGCGGCTTTTTCCCTCGGAGGCGTATTTCACCTCCCACCCGGCGTACTGGCAGCCCATGCAGCTCTTCAGGGGCGAGGAAAGGGTCAGGGAGAGGGCGGGCCAGGGGCTCCCCTGAAGATCGAATTCGGAAAAAGCCAGATCCCCCTCGCCGCCCAGGCAGGCCAGGGCGTAAAGACGGCCGGCCTCGAAGGAGCCGGAAACCTCGATCCCACAGTCGATCCAGGTCGTCCCGCACTCCAGGCGATGGACGCCGAGGCCGAGGCGCTCGGCGTCGGCGATCATCGTCTCGACGACGGTGGCGCTTCCCTCATTGAGGCTGTTCATGGATGAGAAGTTCCCCCTTTCCCAGACGGGTCACGTCACCCGTCCAGCGACGGTACATACCGGTGCGGTGGGCCTCCGTCACGGGAAATCCCCTTTCGGCCAGAAAACGCAGCAGGGGAAGGAGGAAGAGAGGACGGTAGAGGGCCCCTCGTCGATAGGTGGGCAGGACGTCGCCCTCCATGCCTCCCAGGGCGACGACGGTCCCCCTCTTCGATCCCGCTCCGGCCCTGATCCCGAGCCTTCCGAAGACGACGACGGTGCCGGCCAGGGCCTCCAGGGCCGTGAAATCGCCCGTTCCGCCGCCGACGGCGACGAGACCCCGCCTCATCCTCTCTCCCGTGCGGAGAGAGGCATCGCCGCGGAGGAGGACGACGCCTCCCGTCATCCCCCTCCCCTCTCCGGGGTAGGCGCCGGCCAGATGGGGGCCGGCCGATCCGCCGATTTCGAGCGTCCCTCCCGACATCATGGCCCCCGCCCAGGCGTCGACGTCGCCCTCGACGCGGATCGTCCCTCCCGACAGGGCCGATCCGAGGTGCATGCCGCCATCGCCCCTGACGACGAGAAGGCCCTCCTTCATTCCCCTACCTATCTTCTTCACCCTGGAAAAATCGCCGTCGAGGATGAGGGCCTCGCCCCCCTCTTCCACGTCTATTTCGAAAAGCTCGCCCAGAGGCAGACTCCTTCGTCCCCAGGCGACGGGGAACCGCATCGCCGAGGCCCTGTCGACGCCGCGGAAACGCTCCGGGACGAGAATCTCGGCCTCGACGGGAAGATCGAGGGGACGTCGCGGACGGAGGAGGGTCATGAGAGGTCACCGACCTTTCCCGAAAGGATCTCCTGAAGATGAAAGTGGAAGGGGCCGAGACCGCCGCCGTAGTTCCCGGCCGACAGGGCGACGACGCCGGGCAGGGCCGCCGCCTCGAGCCCGACGGCCATGGCCTTCGCGACGGACCTTTCGTCGAGGCCGTCGATGACCAGCTCGTAGACGGCGTTCACCCCCTCGGGGAGGGAGGTCTCGACGAGCGAGACCAGGCCGGGACAGTAGGGGCTGTTCGTCGAGGCCGAGAGAAATTTGTAGCGCGATCCCACCTTGCTCCCGCTGCGGACGATCCCTCCGGGGAAGGGAAGGATGGTCCCCTTCACCTTCCTCATGGCCTCGGCCGCCGCCTCGGCCGAGGCCAGCCCCGCCTCCAGGCTCGAGGCCAGGATGAGGAAGTTGCCGCCGCCGACGCCGCGCCTGATGGAGAAACGGTCCTCGACGAGGAATTCGCCGTCCATGACGGGAATACGCCAGAGGCGCCGGCCGCCGATGACCTTGCTCCCCTGGAAACCGTCGCCGAAGTAGCGGAGCTTGCCGCCCACGACAAGGCTCTCCTCCCCCTCGTCGAGGCCGTCGAAGCAGGCCGTCGTGGCGCAGGTCATGACGCCCTGGCCAACGCGCAGAAGAAGCTGCTTCTCCAGGTCCTTCCGCGACGAGGCGAAAAGGAGGACCGTCGCTCCCGGCCTTCCGTCGGGCGTCTTTTCCGGGGCAAGTTCCTCCTCGATGCCGGCCTCGCAGCCACAGCCGATGACGGAGAGGGCAAAGCCCGAGGCCGCCACGGCGGCGATCCGGGCCCACCGGGAGCTCTCCGCCGTGATCAGCAGGCGGGCTCCCCACATCTTGAAGGCCTCGGCATAGGTCCCTTCGATTTCAACGCCGCGAAAACGCATCGCCTACCTCCTCTCGCAGCGGACAACGCACGACCCGGGCCCCCTCGTTCAGGGGAGAGGCCAGAATCAGCTCCGAGCCCTCCGCCTCGGGACGGCGAAGCAGGGCCTCGCCTGCCGCCTCGGCCTCGACGGGGTCGTCGAAGAAGCCGAAGACCGTCGGCCCCCAAGAGCTCTGGCCCACGCCGAGGGCTCCCTCTTCCGAAAGGGCCCGAAGGAGGGCCTCGGCGGTGGGCGAGGCATAGATCCCTCCCTGGACCGGGGCGAAGGAGCGTCCCACGAGGCGCTGAATCTCCGTCAGAGCGGCGCCGAAGGCCTTTCCGTCCCTTTTTTCCAGGGCCGGAAGGAGGGCCATGACGACGAGGCGACAGAGCTCTCCCGCCGAAGAGGGGTCGGGCGGCGGAAGCTGGGCCAGGGCCCGCTCTTCGGCGCGCCCCGAAAGGCCGGCCGCGCCGGGGACGAGGGCCAGGAGGAAACGCCACCGCTCGGGGAGAAAGCGTCTCACCAAAAGAGGCGGCGGCCCCGCCTCTCCCGGCAGGAGGCCTCCGTCGAGGATCAGGCCTCCTGCGGCGAAGGCTTCGACGCCCACGGCCGACCGTCTCCCCCGATCGAGACGGGACGCGAGGAACCGGATATCCCCGTCGATTCCCGCCAGCTCGGCCAGGGCCGCCGCCGCGGCCAGGACGACCTGCGTCCCCGACCCGAGGCCCACATGGGCCCTGGGGACCCGAAGGAGACGGATTTCGACGGGAGGAAGATCGCCGAAAAGAAGCCGTCCGGCACTCTCGACCTTGGATCGGAAGACCTCAGGCCCCTCGTAGAGCCATCGTTCGCCGAAAGAGGCCTCGAGGACCGTCTCCGGCCTGTCGATGGCCACGCCCAGGCTGCCGAAACGGCGCCCCGTCCCTCCCTGCAGGTCGAGAAATCCCAGATGGAGCCGAGAACCGGTTCTGACGCAAAGCGTCACCGTCATCCCTCCTCGAAAAACCGTTCCAGCCGGGCCAGGGCCTCCCTCTCCCGCTCCCCTCCCGTTTTGGCCGTCATCAGCCGAGCCCTCTCCAGGAGAGGGAACCACACCGCACGGGTCAACCATTTCCGGCGCGTCGCCGCCACGGCAAGCTCGAGAAGGGCCGAGGCGCTCCGGTTGAAGCCGATAAAATCCCTCTCCCTTCCAACGCCGACGACGGCGCAGCGGAAACGGCCCCGTTCTCCCTCATCGGAGACTTCGACGATGCGGAGCTCCCGGTAGGAGCAGACGCCCTCGACGATGCCTCCGGGAACGAGAGAGGCGCGACGGTGAGGCCTGTCCCTTCTGGCTTCTTCGTCGAGGGCGCAGGCCACGAAAAGAGAGATGTCGTCGGTGACGTTGGCCAGGGCCCCCCGGCCCGCGACGAGATTGAAGAAGGTGCGACTGCTCCTGTAGGGAGCGATCTCCACGAAGGAGTCCCCCCAGAGGAGCCCCATGGGGGCGAAATGGACCAGGCCGTCGTCGTCGACGGTGGAGAGGATCACCTCGACGATCATCGCCTCTCGCCTCTGTAGCCGAAGCGAAGGGGACTCTCCTGGACATATTTCTTGCCCAGGAGGGCGGCCGTGTGGGCCCGCTCGAGCTCCCGGCCCAGGTAGAAGGCGTGGGAGGCGTCGACGACGCCGAGGCGGCCGAAAATCTCGGCCGGATCTTCGGCGCAGACGAAGCGCTCGCCGTTGAAGACGACGATCTTCCCGTCGGCGACGAAGATGCGGAAGTTGACGTCCCGCACCTTGGCGGCCAGGCTCCGCAGCTCCTTTTCGCCGTAGCCGTCGAAGGGAAGTTCCTTGGCGACGACGAGATCGCCTCTCATGTGTTTGGCCAGCCTCCGCCTCTTTCCGGCCCAGTGCATCATCTTCCGCGCACGGTCCAGCTCCCGCACCGTCCCGGCCGTCCAGGAGACGACTTCCGTCGTCAGGAGGTAGTCGATGGACAGCTCCTCGGCCACTCCGGCCAGAAGGGCGTTGATGCCCACGCTGTCGGCCTCGACGAGCTCCGTCACGTTGCCGCCTCCCATGAGCATCGGCACCTGGGGGTAGCGGCGCCGGACCTCGACGTAGCCCGCCAGGGACCGGGCGAATCCGAAAAGGAGGGGCGAAAGGAGGGGATCGGCCACAACCTTCATCTTTCGCTCCAGAGCCACGTCGAGGTTGCGGTAGAGACTGTCCAGGTCCCCGTCGCCGTCGGGAATGACGACGACGGGACAGGACCAGCCCTGCGCCAGAGGAAGGGTCTCGCCGTTGACGCTCAGGAGCAGGTCGGCGCCGGCCCGGGCCGCCTCCTCCAGGGTCGGTCCGTGGAGAGAGTCGACGCTCACGGCAAAGCCCTCGGCCTTGAGGGAACGGACGGCATCGGCCACGGCGGGAAAGGGACCGCCCGGAGGGCCGCCCAGATCGATGATGTCGGCTCCGGCGGCCCGAAAGGCCCGGGCCGCCTCGAGGCGCTCCGGCGGGCAGAGGCGCCAGGCCTCGACGATCTCGGCGACGATCTTCAGGCTGTACCCCTCGTAGTCGACGGGCTCCTCCTCGCCGCCGAAGAAACGGGGCAGATCCTTGAGATCCTTCGGACCCCGCCGGACGGGGAGCCCCAGGCGCCTCTCCAGGGGCTCCAGATCGCCCCTCAGGAGGCCGGGGAGAAGGATCTCGTCGCAGTCCTCCCGAGGCTCGAGATGACGGTCGACCCAGGAGGCCGTCATGAGGGCGGCGACGGTGATGGGAAGGACGGCCACCCGTCCCTCGATCCCTTCGAGGCGGGGCAGAAGGGCCTCCAGGGAGGGGGCGGCCAGAGTGCCCGTGACGAAGAGGACACGCCGCCTCATCGCCTCTCCAGCCAGATGGCCAGAGTCTCGGGGGAGGTCAGGACCGTCACGCCGGGGAAGGCGGCCAGACGCTCGACGTAGGCGAGATCGAGAGGTCTGGGGCGGACGACGACGGTCTGCCCCTTGGGGTCGACGGACTCCATCTCGGGAGCGGTATCGGTGGGGAGGACGGCCACGGGAACGCGGGACTTGCCGGCCTGGGCGAAGAGCGTCGTCACCAGGGAATCGGACAGGCCCAGCACGAACTTGGCCACCGAGTTGGACGTGGCCGGAGCGACGACGAGACTGCCGTAATCCCCCCGGGCCAGACGGCCCGACAGAGGCGACGAGGCCTGACGGTCGAGGAAGAGGGGACGACGGGCCAGACGCCCCTCGAGGCCGTAGAGGGCAAGGACCTCCTCGGCGGCCCGGGAGAGGAAGAAATCGACGTCGTTCCGGGCCAGCGCCAGATCGAGGGATTGCGAGAGCCAGTGGCCGGCTCCCGTGAGACACCAGGCGAGGGAACTCATGACGATCGGTCCCCCCGGAGCCACTCCTCCAGCGAGGTGTGGTGGGACGTCTCGATCCCCTCGTTCAGCTCTCGGCGGATCTCGCCCAGCGTCCCCTGGCGCTCGGCATAGGCGTTGTGGCGGTGGATGCTCTCGAGATTCTCCTGGCGGGCCAGGACGAAGGCGCCGTCGGGGAGGTCGCCGTAGACGAGACCGACGTTGCTCAGCATCTCCCTGACGACGTCCTCGACGAAGCGCGGGTTGCGGTGGGCCTTGTTGACGACGAAGAACTCGTCGGGACGCTTGAGCAGCTCGTAGACCTCGGAGCTCATCGAGGCCTCGACGATGGAGACGAGATGTTCGGCCCTGACTTTTTCGTCGGCTCCGATCATGAGCGTCCCCCGCCCCCTCTGGTTGTGGGAGGCGATGGGGAGAAGGTCGAGAATCCTGTCGGCCTCCTCTTCGCTGAATCCCTCGTCGAGGAGAAGCTGACGCTCGTAACCCCTGACGATCGCCTGGGCGCAGGGACAGACGGTGAGCCCGTCCACTTCGACGCCGACGAGACGGCGGGTCCTCGTTCCGTCGCTGGCGGCGATGCCGATGAAGGTGGCGAGCTCCTCCACCTTCCTCCCCGAAATGGGCGTCATCCGCTCCAGGGGATAGCGGGCCCGAAGGCGTACCTGGGCGTAGCGGGCCCCCTGAGAGGCGGCGATCGCCTCGGCGAGACGTTCGGCGAAGGACTCGAAATCGGGCGAGGCCTCCGAGGAGAAGGCCTCGGCCAGCTCCTCGAGGACATCGGAAAAGCGCGACATGTGGACGCCCGAACGCTCCGGCCCCAGATCGGCGAAGAGATCCAACGTGGCCTCGAAGAGCGTCGGCCTCCCTCCGTCGGTGACGCGGATCACCCGCTCCAGATTGGTGACGCCGACGCGGGTCAGGCTCGCGGCGATGCGGGGAGATTCCTGCTGAACGTCGCGGTCGAGGCGGAAGCGGAGGCCGCGCTCGACGCGATCGACGCCTTTCTCGCCGACGGACCGGGCCAAAGAGGCGACGGACCGGTCCAGAAGGGGGTGGACCACCTCGGGAGCGATCTCGGCCAGAGGGATGAGGACGAACCCCCTCTCGGCCATGCGGGGGTGGGGAACGACGAGGTCGGCCTCGTCGATGAGGCGGTCTCCGTAAAGGAGAAGATCGATGTCGATAGGCCTCGGGGCGTTCCGGAAGGGACGGAGGCGGCCCATGCGCTTCTCTATGGCCAGAAGGAAGGCCAGAAGGCCAGAGGGCTCGAGATCGGTCTCCACTTCGCAGACGGCGTTGAGGAAGCGAGGCTGATCGTCATAGCCCACGGGATCGGTCTCATAGAAGGAAGAGACCTTCTTCACCACGGCCCGGGCGCTCAGAAACTGGAGGGCCTGGAGGATGTTGCCCTGGCGGTCGCCCAGGTTGGCGCCGAGGCTCAGGAAGACGCGTTCGCGGCCCTTCTCTCGCACGGAATCACCTCCCCGAGGGGAACGTCGTCGTCGTCGAGGGCATAGTTGTCGAAGGCGACGGTGTAGGTCCTCTCGAAATAGTCGCGCAGCTCCCTTTCGAGAGCCCTGTCATGGCCGGGAGCGACGTAGAAGGTCCGGCCCCGG
The DNA window shown above is from Aminithiophilus ramosus and carries:
- a CDS encoding DUF6513 domain-containing protein; this encodes MRRRVLFVTGTLAAPSLEALLPRLEGIEGRVAVLPITVAALMTASWVDRHLEPREDCDEILLPGLLRGDLEPLERRLGLPVRRGPKDLKDLPRFFGGEEEPVDYEGYSLKIVAEIVEAWRLCPPERLEAARAFRAAGADIIDLGGPPGGPFPAVADAVRSLKAEGFAVSVDSLHGPTLEEAARAGADLLLSVNGETLPLAQGWSCPVVVIPDGDGDLDSLYRNLDVALERKMKVVADPLLSPLLFGFARSLAGYVEVRRRYPQVPMLMGGGNVTELVEADSVGINALLAGVAEELSIDYLLTTEVVSWTAGTVRELDRARKMMHWAGKRRRLAKHMRGDLVVAKELPFDGYGEKELRSLAAKVRDVNFRIFVADGKIVVFNGERFVCAEDPAEIFGRLGVVDASHAFYLGRELERAHTAALLGKKYVQESPLRFGYRGERR
- a CDS encoding DUF447 domain-containing protein produces the protein MIVEVILSTVDDDGLVHFAPMGLLWGDSFVEIAPYRSSRTFFNLVAGRGALANVTDDISLFVACALDEEARRDRPHRRASLVPGGIVEGVCSYRELRIVEVSDEGERGRFRCAVVGVGRERDFIGFNRSASALLELAVAATRRKWLTRAVWFPLLERARLMTAKTGGEREREALARLERFFEEG
- the mptA gene encoding GTP cyclohydrolase MptA; translated protein: MREKGRERVFLSLGANLGDRQGNILQALQFLSARAVVKKVSSFYETDPVGYDDQPRFLNAVCEVETDLEPSGLLAFLLAIEKRMGRLRPFRNAPRPIDIDLLLYGDRLIDEADLVVPHPRMAERGFVLIPLAEIAPEVVHPLLDRSVASLARSVGEKGVDRVERGLRFRLDRDVQQESPRIAASLTRVGVTNLERVIRVTDGGRPTLFEATLDLFADLGPERSGVHMSRFSDVLEELAEAFSSEASPDFESFAERLAEAIAASQGARYAQVRLRARYPLERMTPISGRKVEELATFIGIAASDGTRTRRLVGVEVDGLTVCPCAQAIVRGYERQLLLDEGFSEEEADRILDLLPIASHNQRGRGTLMIGADEKVRAEHLVSIVEASMSSEVYELLKRPDEFFVVNKAHRNPRFVEDVVREMLSNVGLVYGDLPDGAFVLARQENLESIHRHNAYAERQGTLGEIRRELNEGIETSHHTSLEEWLRGDRSS
- a CDS encoding flavoprotein encodes the protein MSSLAWCLTGAGHWLSQSLDLALARNDVDFFLSRAAEEVLALYGLEGRLARRPLFLDRQASSPLSGRLARGDYGSLVVAPATSNSVAKFVLGLSDSLVTTLFAQAGKSRVPVAVLPTDTAPEMESVDPKGQTVVVRPRPLDLAYVERLAAFPGVTVLTSPETLAIWLERR
- a CDS encoding beta-ribofuranosylaminobenzene 5'-phosphate synthase family protein, yielding MTLCVRTGSRLHLGFLDLQGGTGRRFGSLGVAIDRPETVLEASFGERWLYEGPEVFRSKVESAGRLLFGDLPPVEIRLLRVPRAHVGLGSGTQVVLAAAAALAELAGIDGDIRFLASRLDRGRRSAVGVEAFAAGGLILDGGLLPGEAGPPPLLVRRFLPERWRFLLALVPGAAGLSGRAEERALAQLPPPDPSSAGELCRLVVMALLPALEKRDGKAFGAALTEIQRLVGRSFAPVQGGIYASPTAEALLRALSEEGALGVGQSSWGPTVFGFFDDPVEAEAAGEALLRRPEAEGSELILASPLNEGARVVRCPLREEVGDAFSRR
- the mch gene encoding methenyltetrahydromethanopterin cyclohydrolase yields the protein MNSLNEGSATVVETMIADAERLGLGVHRLECGTTWIDCGIEVSGSFEAGRLYALACLGGEGDLAFSEFDLQGSPWPALSLTLSSPLKSCMGCQYAGWEVKYASEGKSRRALGSGPARMLGSSEALLDRLNLRERSSRAVLALETRKKPGDELALAVAERCSVVPEELFLLAAPTASLVGSVQIAARIVETGIHKMIEEGLPVGGLLSAWGRCPLPPVAADDLTAMGRTNDAVLYGGTAWYAFGGDDALLASLFDRLVSASSGDYGRPFLEIFQAGGGDFYKIDPALFSPAEVFVNSVATGRTFHAGRRRDDLLARSWLG
- a CDS encoding formylmethanofuran dehydrogenase subunit C produces the protein MTLLRPRRPLDLPVEAEILVPERFRGVDRASAMRFPVAWGRRSLPLGELFEIDVEEGGEALILDGDFSRVKKIGRGMKEGLLVVRGDGGMHLGSALSGGTIRVEGDVDAWAGAMMSGGTLEIGGSAGPHLAGAYPGEGRGMTGGVVLLRGDASLRTGERMRRGLVAVGGGTGDFTALEALAGTVVVFGRLGIRAGAGSKRGTVVALGGMEGDVLPTYRRGALYRPLFLLPLLRFLAERGFPVTEAHRTGMYRRWTGDVTRLGKGELLIHEQPQ
- the fhcD gene encoding formylmethanofuran--tetrahydromethanopterin N-formyltransferase — protein: MRFRGVEIEGTYAEAFKMWGARLLITAESSRWARIAAVAASGFALSVIGCGCEAGIEEELAPEKTPDGRPGATVLLFASSRKDLEKQLLLRVGQGVMTCATTACFDGLDEGEESLVVGGKLRYFGDGFQGSKVIGGRRLWRIPVMDGEFLVEDRFSIRRGVGGGNFLILASSLEAGLASAEAAAEAMRKVKGTILPFPGGIVRSGSKVGSRYKFLSASTNSPYCPGLVSLVETSLPEGVNAVYELVIDGLDERSVAKAMAVGLEAAALPGVVALSAGNYGGGLGPFHFHLQEILSGKVGDLS